A region from the Medicago truncatula cultivar Jemalong A17 chromosome 6, MtrunA17r5.0-ANR, whole genome shotgun sequence genome encodes:
- the LOC25497377 gene encoding bark storage protein A — protein MMEFLVVLVMVLLGSSIKAYGTISQISWREISNINSQGPYIGIVVPNAFELNPLLQSSSFVPHNKFPYFDFAGRHFRIGELEKKKVIVVMTGESMLNAGLATQLLLTLFNIEGVLHYGIAGNVNSKFQIGDVTIPQYWAHTGLWHWQRFGEDKGDFSTELGYLKFANYNNYTKHYKLEDNLLNKVWYQPERIFPIDGTPEVWQPAFWVPVDKTYFEIARKLKNVELSICVNTTCLPRKPMVVRVKKGVSANMFVDNKAYRDHLNSKFDATPTDMESAAVALVCFQHKIPFIAIRALSDLAGGGSALSNEVSIFISLASQNAFDVLVKFISLL, from the exons ATGATGGAGTTTCTGGTTGTCCTTGTTATGGTATTATTGGGAAGTAGCATCAAGGCCTATGGTACAATTTCTCAAATTTCTTGGAGAGAAATCAGCAATATCAATAGCCAAGGACCATATATTGGTATAGTTGTGCCAAATGCCTTTGAGTTGAACCCTCTTCTTCAATCATCAAGCTTTGTGCCTCATAACAAGTTTCCTTACTTTGACTTTGCTG GAAGACATTTTCGGATTGGTGAATTGGAAAAGAAGAAGGTTATTGTTGTTATGACTGGAGAGAGTATG CTAAATGCAGGTCTTGCAACCCAATTGTTGCTTACTTTGTTTAACATAGAAGGAGTTCTACATTATGGAATTGCAGGTAATGTAAATTCTAAATTCCAAATTGGAGATGTGACAATTCCACAGTATTGGGCACACACAGGACTTTGGCATTGGCAG AGGTTTGGTGAAGACAAAGGAGATTTCAGCACAGAATTGGGCTATCTTAAGTTTGCCAATTACAATAACTACacaaaacattacaaattaGAGGATAATCTGTTGAACAAGGTTTGGTATCAACCAGAGAGAATTTTTCCTATTGATGGAACTCCTGAAGTTTGGCAGCCTGCTTTTTGGGTTCCAGTTGACAAAACTTACTTTGAAATTGCAAGAAAGCTCAAG AATGTTGAATTGAGTATATGTGTTAACACAACATGCTTGCCAAGAAAGCCTATGGTTGTAAGAGTAAAGAAAGGAGTAAGTGCCAATATGTTTGTTGACAATAAAGCTTATAGAGATCATTTGAACAGCAAATTTGATGCTACTCCAACAGACATGGAAAGTGCTGCAGTTGCTTTAGTTTGTTTCCAACACAAAATACCTTTCATTGCCATTAGAGCATTGTCTGATTTAGCTGGAGGAGGTTCTGCATTGAGCAATGAAGTATCTATTTTCATATCATTAGCCTCTCAAAATGCATTTGATGTTCTTGTCAAATTCATATCTTTATTATAA